Proteins from a genomic interval of Lolium perenne isolate Kyuss_39 chromosome 1, Kyuss_2.0, whole genome shotgun sequence:
- the LOC127339401 gene encoding BTB/POZ and MATH domain-containing protein 2-like: MGGITSTTRRTELTAMNFCYHDDLIPKTEEGCNVAAKKVHGSHVFEISGYSLHRELNAARAMSAVFTVGGFDWVIVVLTGGLQGRVKEFPALGAFLQLMSEDEGTRVRASFHISLVDVTGSAPPHTMVGTNEFDTEPERSQCSGRLDFKLKSELEASPYLHDDRLTIECVPTTAGQKDVRSFAELPPADITAFTEHTDVIFEVEGEDFPAHRRVLAMRSPVFKAELYGAMRLVDMDRITIADIQPAVFEALLNFVYTDSLPALDDLGRTDYNEMIRHLLVAADRYAIDTLKTKCEGILSENIDVKTVLATLALADQHHCGVLNEACLRFIASLGSRVQMEALMASQEYAELKANCPLALVELWEKICSLGSRSKSSFQFGSSLA; encoded by the exons ATGGGGGGCATAACGTCCACCACGCGCCGCACCGAGCTGACGGCGATGAATTTCTGCTACCACGACGACCTGATCCCAAAGACGGAGGAGGGCTGCAACGTGGCCGCGAAGAAGGTGCACGGCTCTCACGTGTTCGAGATCTCAGGATACAGCCTGCACAGGGAGCTAAACGCCGCACGCGCAATGTCGGCCGTGTTCACCGTCGGCGGCTTCGACTGGGTAATTGTCGTCTTGACCGGGGGATTACAGGGTCGTGTAAAGGAATTCCCTGCGCTGGGGGCGTTCCTCCAATTAATGAGCGAGGACGAGGGCACCAGGGTGAGGGCGTCCTTCCACATCAGTCTCGTGGACGTCACTGGATCTGCGCCGCCGCATACGATGGTAGGGACGAACGAATTCGACACCGAACCCGAAAGAAGCCAGTGCTCAGGTCGCCTCGACTTCAAGCTAAAGAGCGAGCTCGAGGCGTCGCCTTACCTTCACGACGATCGCCTCACCATCGAGTGCG TTCCAACAACCGCCGGTCAAAAGGATGTGAGATCCTTCGCCGAGCTGCCGCCGGCCGACATTACGGCCTTCACAGAGCACACCGACGTGATTTTCGAGGTTGAGGGAGAGGATTTTCCTGCCCACAGAAGGGTGCTCGCGATGCGGTCGCCTGTCTTCAAAGCCGAGCTATATGGGGCGatgagactagtc GATATGGACCGGATTACCATCGCTGACATTCAACCCGCTGTCTTTGAGGCCCTCCTTAATTTTGTCTACACCGATTCACTGCCTGCATTGGATGATCTTGGCCGCACTGACTACAACGAGATGATCCGGCATTTGCTCGTCGCCGCAGATCGCTATGCCATAGACACGCTGAAGACTAAATGTGAAGGCATCCTTTCCGAGAATATTGATGTGAAGACCGTGCTGGCTACCCTCGCTTTGGCTGATCAGCATCATTGCGGTGTGCTAAATGAGGCTTGCCTTCGGTTTATTGCCTCTTTAGGTAGTAGAGTGCAAATGGAGGCGTTAATGGCAAGCCAAGAGTATGCTGAGCTCAAAGCAAACTGCCCTTTGGCTTTAGTGGAACTATGGGAGAAGATATGTAGCCTTGGCAGCAGATCAAAGTCTTCGTTTCAGTTTGGTAGTTCACTCGCATAA
- the LOC139835025 gene encoding uncharacterized protein, producing MTVEDYMSVIPDWAEPHAEAWEEMVRTRWLKMDEDFAAVARRNAENRGDGGTHCGGNLSYERYKGKTRAALGPEEEMSDLEIYNKMRLKKPDLSQPQPSLPEYFGTYADYVENYCEMVRHRHPEVDDPMSAEVDEESLVLSSGGLPHGRLAMLNKAVKHTLTTTFTRLKAGLTKDSPPLPPRRRARQQPAYDPDFEAAYVVAHQEYQVAFNQHQQHFMEYMAYIHASMVANQTGQTVDLGPMPPFPGPAPNMPSKENFAAEYYGRTTGTGCSGNQGGGREITPVHHGGPSPGATPGTSPGTSPGPSPGGSSAASTGRNRPGPVSSGDELL from the exons atgacggtggaggactacatgtcg gttatccccgattgggccgagccgcatgccgaggcatgggaggagatggttaggacgaggtggctcaagatggacgaggactttgcagccgtggcgaggcggaacgcggagaaccgaggcgacggtggcacacactgtgggggaaacctcagctacgagcgctacaaggggaagacg agggccgcgttaggacccgaggaggagatgtctgacctcgagatatacaacaagatgcggcttaagaagcccgatctctcgcagcctcagccctcgctccctgagtacttcggcacctacgccgattacgtcgagaactactgcgagatggtgaggcatcgtcacccggaggtggatgaccccatgagcgcggaggtcgacgaggagtcgttggtcctgtcgtccggagggttgccgcatggccgtctcgccatgctgaacaaggccgtcaagcataccctcaccacgaccttcacgcgtctcaaggcgggactcaccaaggacagcccccctctcccgcctcgtcgccgggctcggcaacaacccgcatacgac cctgacttcgaggcggcctacgtggtcgctcatcaagaatatcaggtggccttcaaccagcaccagcagcacttcatggagtacatggcatatatacat gcgtcgatggtggccaatcaaactggacagacagtggatttagggccgatgcctccctttccggggccggcgccaaacatgccatcgaaggaaaatttcgctgcggagtactatgggagaacaacg ggaacgggatgttccggaaaccagggtggtgggagggagatcacaccggttcatcatggtggtccttctcccggtgctacacccggtacttctcccggtacttctcccggtccttctcccggtggttcttccgcagcttctaccggaaggaatcggcccgggccggtgtctagcggcgacgagctcctctag